ctgctttttataatttttgcacagaagccgaacagctgctttgctttaagtgtcttaacagtttcacatttggtcgtggaaagccaaatatgaggtacattcaaatgtgagcaaatgtggcaaatgtgagtggtcgtggaaatagcctattagaCTACTTTCTATTACACTATTTCacattctttaattttttttaatagagtaTGGTTTTTGTACGAATCAAATAAACTGATTCGAAACAGAATTGCGCcgattgaatttaataatttttgtaaaccTCTTTTAcataacatttttgaattgttttaaatttttattaaatttctcttatatattcttgacttttttaatagaaGAATTTTTAGTTCAACAattacttataatattttctgaCATTGTTGGATTTTTGCAGTATTGAGTACGCCTTGGCAAACCCtgtagtacatacatatgtggcATATGTGGTGGAAGTGTCCAAGTAGAAGTGGCTAAGTTGCTCAAGCAGCGACTCGCTGGAGTCTCAAACGCTTTGGGCACTTTGCGAACTCATTTTCCGactcaatcaaatcaaataatttatgtctTGCAAAATGAACTGGCCAAGTGAGTGGAGGTCAtgcagttgccgttgcctGCTTGTCCCCTTGCCCCGTTGCCCCCTTACCCCTTTGCCAATGCCAATAGACCTGTGCTATGTCtgtgtccgtgtgtgtgtgtgtgtgagagtctGGGCCCAAAGCACAGTTAAATCTCTTGGACTGGCCATAAAATGTGTTGATTTTTCCATTTGCCGGACGATGAAGCCCTAAAGCGCTGCAATGAGTATAAATAATAGAGTCGCAGTCGAGGGGAGAATGccgatgaggatgaggataaATGAGGGAAAATCTGTTGCGTTTCATTTTAGCCAATGCAGTTCtttattatcaaatatttacaagacAATATGCCAAGGGTTATATGTACAATTAAAGTTAGTTTTCGGCCTAGACAAAGTCAAACTCGAAGCCATCCTCCTGGTACTCGTAGTCGGTGCCATCGCAGGTAACCTGGACGTACTTGTTGCCACGTTGCCAGTGGAGATACTCGTCGGGACTCAGATGAGTCCACATGACATCGCTGAAGACTTGCAACATCTTCGGGTTGCGCTCATAATGCCGTAAGCTGAGCAGCTTCTGCAGCTTGTCGGTGTTGCTGTGATAGGCATTCAGGGCCAGTTGGGTGAGCTGAGGACACTCGGCGACCATTTCGAGGAGCTGGTACTCACGCACCACCTCCCAGCCACTGAAGCTGAGCACCTGCATCTGGTGGCAGGGTATGTGCTGGCGATCTAGGAAGAACACATCGTGGTACCAATTCTCACAGACCAGAGCACGCAGCTTGGGCAGCTCCAGGAGCAGACTGTTCTGCCAGCGTGCCGGCAATTGAACCACCTCATTGTTGAGGGCAATTCTGGAGATGGACTCGCTCTTGGCCACAATGATCTGCTGGAAGATGGTCTCCTGGTCGGCGTGCAGTTGACGGGAATCGTCAAACCTAATGGCCAACTTGCGAAGTTTGGGTAATTGAAGCACTTGGGACAGCATGCACTCCACGCTGCTCAGATTGATCTTGAGCACCTCCAGATTGGGCAGCTTGATGTCATGCAGACGGACGCTACTGTCAAAGGAGTCGGTGATGTCCAAGACACGCAGTTGGGTCATGCCCAGGCAGATCTCCTGCATCCAGCGGCTGTCAAGGGGCACCGAGTGGTACATGGACTTGAACACCAGCTGCTCCAGCTTCTTGAAGCCCCGCATGTAGAGACCCGAGAGATTCATGCAGCTTGTGAGGCGTTTCAGATTGGGCAGCATTGCGGCCAGATCACGTATGTCCTCGTCCACCATGGTAGTCGGATTACCACCCAGGACACAGCTTTCCACACTGGGGAATCGTGTTATGTTGATGTCGCACAGATGCGTTATATAATCGTAGAACTCGGCAAAGGCTCCAACGCCATCCTCATGGACATGCAGCTCCGTGAAGCGATCGGCCATTTGTTCCATGAAGAACACATAGTCCTCGATGTCCAAGAGTCCCAGGAAGGCGGTGTTTGGACCCACAATGCGATAGTGCCAACGCTTCTGCCACATCTTCAGGATCTGGGGCAGGAACTGTGGATAGGCACGTGCCATTCTCACCTGATCGCTCAGATAATCGATGCGCTCAAAGATCTGCTCGAAGAATATCTCGTGCAGGTTGTCGATATAATTCGGTGGCAATGGCTCTGGCATTTGCACCTTCTGTGCCTCCAAAGCGTGCTTATAGAATTTGGTATTTTGCAGCATGTTGCAGATGTGATAAGAATTTCTTTCTGATTTCTGATGTTGCTTGTACAATGATTGTCGGATGACTGTGATGACAATGCTGTGAAGTAAcagtttatatattaaaacaggTAGCAGAGAATACCCTAGGATATTGCCAGGTAGCAGATCAGTTGTTCCTGGCGCCTCAAGAGCACTTACCTAACGTTTACCCTGTAATCCTTGTGACAGCTGCGCGGAATAAAGTTTTACTTCGAAAGTGTTGACACTTGAGGCGCAGGTAACTAGGtatataccttcttttaaatttgtccCTTACCCTGTCCGTGACACAGAGCCTGCTAGGATCGTGCCTGCaacataaattgcatttacagTGTCTGCAATTTGTACACGTATGTGTGCGCTTGCTGCTCTTATCTGTACAGTTATCGCCGTCTAGTTTGCATATTACACGACTCCAGACGTGTAAGTTTCAGTCTCTCTTCTGGCCGGATGCGTTCGCAAACGTGGTCAAGATTTTTTGGCTTGTTGCTTTGACGCTTTCCTAGGAAACTGCagatagcaacagcaacaacaacaacagcaacagcaacataaacGGAACAACAGTCTTTCTAGCTCTTTGTGCTTTTGTATAGTCGCTTCGTCTACGATCTAATAATCAAAGTTGTAgcctgctgcttcttctttcccAGCAGCTTAGCAAACGATTAGAGCTAGAAATGACAATGAGAATGAGATTGagaatgggaatgagaatAAGAATGAGAATGGCGTTGCCTGCAGGTTCACACCAGCAACTGTCACACAATAGTCATTGATAACTATTCTGTATTATTAGATAAGTAGATATAcatttaataccctgtacataacaaatatttagaatattatGTCACCAAATTGAGagaagtttaaattttaaatgtgttcTTTTCCACTTCAATAAAAAACCACATGTCACAATTCGATGGCAAAACAACTATAAAATCGATATCACATCCCTAATATTCTGTTAAAAAATTGCACATATCTAGTTTAAGCGTTGCCAGATGATATATAATGGAGAAGCGAAGTGAGAGATGTGTTTTATTGAAATCG
The genomic region above belongs to Drosophila innubila isolate TH190305 chromosome 3R unlocalized genomic scaffold, UK_Dinn_1.0 2_E_3R, whole genome shotgun sequence and contains:
- the LOC117791002 gene encoding uncharacterized protein LOC117791002, which encodes MLQNTKFYKHALEAQKVQMPEPLPPNYIDNLHEIFFEQIFERIDYLSDQVRMARAYPQFLPQILKMWQKRWHYRIVGPNTAFLGLLDIEDYVFFMEQMADRFTELHVHEDGVGAFAEFYDYITHLCDINITRFPSVESCVLGGNPTTMVDEDIRDLAAMLPNLKRLTSCMNLSGLYMRGFKKLEQLVFKSMYHSVPLDSRWMQEICLGMTQLRVLDITDSFDSSVRLHDIKLPNLEVLKINLSSVECMLSQVLQLPKLRKLAIRFDDSRQLHADQETIFQQIIVAKSESISRIALNNEVVQLPARWQNSLLLELPKLRALVCENWYHDVFFLDRQHIPCHQMQVLSFSGWEVVREYQLLEMVAECPQLTQLALNAYHSNTDKLQKLLSLRHYERNPKMLQVFSDVMWTHLSPDEYLHWQRGNKYVQVTCDGTDYEYQEDGFEFDFV